One Castanea sativa cultivar Marrone di Chiusa Pesio chromosome 4, ASM4071231v1 DNA window includes the following coding sequences:
- the LOC142631991 gene encoding uncharacterized protein LOC142631991, with protein sequence MVDVRKIVVVVEEVEAAKTALQWALHNLIRYEDIITLLHVYPSARSKSKKKARHLRLNGFQLALSFKDICNNFPNTKVEIIVTEEDQDQVGAKIAAMVREIGASSLVVGLHDHSFLYKLAMAHEDVANNLNCRVLAIKQPHPLPLRKKTNVVRALDSSTNMDFSQIEIAGLLVPDIPPPKIPYRICPSPTAIIWRSRKSRRK encoded by the exons ATGGTGGATGTGAGAAAAATAGTGGTTGTAGTGGAAGAGGTGGAAGCAGCAAAAACAGCCCTTCAGTGGGCTCTTCACAACCTTATTCGCTATGAAGACATAATCACCCTCCTCCATGTTTACCCTTCCGCAAGATCCAAAAGCAAGAAGAAAGCTCGACACCTCCGCTTAAATGGCTTCCAATTAGCTCTCTCTTTCAAAGACATTTGCAACAACTTCCCTAAC ACAAAGGTTGAGATTATTGTGACGGAAGAGGACCAAGACCAAGTGGGTGCGAAGATTGCTGCTATGGTTCGAGAGATTGGAGCTTCATCACTGGTGGTTGGACTCCATGATCACAGCTTTCTTTACAA GTTGGCAATGGCCCACGAGGATGTTGCAAACAACTTGAATTGCAGGGTACTTGCCATCAAACAGCCACATCCATTACCATTAAGAAAGAAGACCAATGTAGTACGAGCACTAGACAGTTCAACTAACATGGACTTTTCACAGATTGAGATTGCTGGATTACT TGTCCCTGATATTCCGCCACCAAAAATTCCGTACCGAATATGCCCAAGCCCTACAGCAATTATTTGGAGATCAAGGAAATCAAGGAGGAAGTAA
- the LOC142630825 gene encoding single-stranded DNA-binding protein, mitochondrial has protein sequence MANSVGALSRRLCRSLFSTTHYPKPSHYASSMSMYTTESDHPEPTSDSDELDLDSVLPEQSSSPTQDSNPQQQQQQRTVFDWPLENGLDVGIYKAILVGQVGQKPLQKTLKSGRTVTMFSLGTGGIRNNRRPLDNEDPREYANRCAVQWHRVSVYPDRLGGIVNKHVVPGSILYLEGNLETKIFTDPITGLVRRIREIAIRRNGRLVFLSKGDDAQQASQSELRGVGYY, from the exons ATGGCGAACTCAGTGGGTGCACTTTCCAGAAGGCTCTGCCGCTCTCTATTCTCAACCACCCATTACCCTAAGCCCTCTCATTACGCTTCCTCCATGTCCATGTACACCACCGAGTCCGACCACCCCGAACCCACTTCCGACTCGGACGAGTTAGACCTTGACTCAGTTCTACCTGAGCAATCTTCTTCTCCAACCCAAGACTCCAatcctcaacaacaacaacaacaacgcaCGGTCTTCGATTGGCCTCTAGAGAATGGACTCGATGTGGGCATTTACAAG GCGATATTGGTTGGGCAAGTGGGGCAGAAACCATTGCAGAAGACACTGAAGAGTGGGAGGACAGTGACGATGTTCTCTTTGGGGACAGGTGGGATTCGAAACAATCGTAGGCCATTGGATAACGAGGATCCAAGGGAGTACGCTAATCGCTGCGCGGTTCAGTGGCATCGGGTTTCTGTCTATCCCGATCGCCTAGGTGGGATTGTCAACAAGCATGTTGTTCCTGG ttCAATTCTATATTTGGAGGGCAATCTGGAAACCAAAATCTTCACTGATCCAATAACTGGTCTTGTTCGACGTATAAGAGAGATTGCCATTCGTCGTAATG GTCGCCTTGTATTTTTAAGTAAAGGTGATGATGCACAGCAAGCATCACAATCAGAATTGAGAGGTGTTGGCTATTACTAG